In the Candidatus Electrothrix sp. GW3-4 genome, one interval contains:
- a CDS encoding ferredoxin produces MAEVIIDTYQCSGCETCVEICPDVFYIDEVTEKAGLVSPSPYITDALRQAAAFCPEKCIAILE; encoded by the coding sequence ATGGCAGAAGTTATTATTGATACCTATCAGTGCAGCGGTTGTGAAACCTGCGTAGAAATATGCCCAGATGTCTTTTACATAGACGAAGTCACTGAAAAAGCAGGCTTAGTGAGTCCATCGCCATACATCACCGATGCTCTTCGTCAGGCAGCAGCCTTCTGCCCGGAGAAATGTATTGCAATTTTGGAATGA
- the rseP gene encoding RIP metalloprotease RseP translates to MNSLISFILVLGVLIFVHELGHFLLAKLFGVRVLKFSLGFGNKLIGKKWGETEYLISAFPLGGYVKMFGEQPDEEVTTEERAVSFTHKTVWQRFGIVLAGPLFNLFFAVFLFWLMFTFAGLPGFVESGLVGKVSPGSVAEQAGLQDGDLIVSIDGKEISTWTQISEAVRDSEGKELQIVVQRDQETFTIAATPAMDKVKNLFGEEVGERYLLGISRSEELEYQKISLVKAIKYAFVQTWNLIGLTLLGIVKIIQRVVPASELGGPIRIAELAGQQWEAGLMQLLHFTGLLSINLGVLNLLPIPVLDGGHLVFLSIEAVRGKPLTEQAIIWAQKIGIALLGSLMIFVFYNDIARLVRQWLAAS, encoded by the coding sequence ATGAACTCATTAATATCCTTCATTTTGGTCCTTGGCGTTCTGATCTTTGTCCATGAGCTCGGGCATTTTCTTCTGGCCAAGCTCTTTGGAGTACGGGTGCTGAAATTCTCGCTGGGTTTTGGCAATAAGCTGATCGGTAAGAAATGGGGTGAAACCGAGTATCTGATTTCAGCCTTTCCGTTAGGCGGTTATGTGAAGATGTTCGGTGAACAACCCGATGAAGAGGTCACCACAGAAGAGCGGGCTGTTTCCTTTACCCACAAAACCGTGTGGCAACGTTTCGGTATTGTCCTTGCAGGGCCTCTCTTTAACCTGTTTTTTGCCGTGTTTCTTTTTTGGTTGATGTTTACTTTTGCCGGTTTGCCGGGTTTTGTCGAATCAGGCCTGGTCGGTAAGGTCTCCCCAGGATCAGTCGCTGAACAGGCAGGACTGCAAGACGGAGATCTCATTGTATCCATTGATGGCAAAGAGATCTCGACCTGGACCCAGATTTCCGAAGCAGTGCGAGATTCTGAAGGCAAGGAACTACAGATCGTGGTTCAACGAGATCAGGAAACCTTCACCATCGCAGCAACACCAGCTATGGACAAGGTGAAAAATCTCTTTGGCGAAGAAGTCGGTGAACGTTATCTTCTGGGAATAAGTCGCTCAGAAGAGCTGGAATACCAAAAAATTTCTCTCGTTAAAGCGATCAAGTACGCCTTTGTGCAGACTTGGAACCTCATCGGCCTGACCCTACTGGGGATCGTTAAAATTATTCAGCGGGTGGTACCTGCCTCTGAGCTGGGAGGACCGATCCGTATTGCGGAACTGGCTGGCCAGCAATGGGAAGCAGGCTTGATGCAATTACTCCATTTCACCGGCTTGCTCTCAATAAATCTTGGCGTACTCAATCTCCTCCCCATTCCGGTGTTGGACGGCGGACATCTTGTCTTTCTCAGTATTGAGGCTGTTCGAGGAAAGCCCCTTACAGAACAGGCCATAATCTGGGCCCAAAAAATCGGTATTGCCCTGCTCGGTTCTTTGATGATCTTTGTCTTTTATAACGACATCGCCCGACTTGTTCGCCAATGGCTGGCTGCGTCCTGA
- the tsaB gene encoding tRNA (adenosine(37)-N6)-threonylcarbamoyltransferase complex dimerization subunit type 1 TsaB produces the protein MPETPLPLILSLETATGCGSVALTKGGVRNGKILAEATAQPEITHSRRLLGSVEWVMQAAGIDWDKLDGIAISLGPGSFTGLRIGMAAAKGIVLASQKPLIGAQTLDAIALSCPLIDRPLWCLLDARKQEVYAACYQAGPSGLPERCSSVEALLPKNLLKKINGPALLAGPGVKEYHDLFAAQQLLQLIPPALTSPCAARIGFLAAGQLLCGETLDPATIAPMYVRASEAEVNLQKKNGS, from the coding sequence ATGCCTGAAACACCCCTGCCCCTTATACTCTCCCTTGAAACCGCTACCGGTTGCGGCAGTGTTGCCCTGACCAAGGGCGGGGTCAGAAACGGCAAGATCCTTGCCGAGGCCACGGCCCAACCAGAGATCACCCACTCAAGGCGCCTTCTTGGCTCTGTGGAGTGGGTTATGCAGGCAGCTGGTATTGATTGGGATAAACTGGACGGAATTGCCATCAGTCTCGGTCCTGGCTCATTCACAGGATTACGAATCGGCATGGCAGCAGCCAAAGGCATTGTCTTGGCCAGCCAAAAGCCCCTTATCGGTGCGCAGACCCTGGATGCCATCGCCCTCTCCTGCCCGCTCATTGATCGCCCGCTCTGGTGTTTGCTTGATGCCCGAAAACAAGAGGTCTACGCAGCTTGCTATCAGGCTGGCCCCTCTGGCCTGCCTGAGCGATGCAGCTCGGTTGAGGCTCTTCTCCCAAAAAATCTGCTTAAAAAGATCAATGGCCCAGCCCTCCTTGCTGGCCCTGGGGTGAAGGAATATCATGATCTCTTTGCCGCTCAGCAATTACTGCAACTTATCCCGCCAGCTCTAACGAGTCCCTGTGCGGCGAGAATAGGTTTTCTGGCTGCCGGGCAGCTCCTTTGTGGAGAAACCCTGGATCCGGCAACCATCGCTCCCATGTATGTCCGGGCCTCGGAGGCAGAGGTGAATCTGCAAAAAAAGAACGGCTCTTAG
- the ispG gene encoding flavodoxin-dependent (E)-4-hydroxy-3-methylbut-2-enyl-diphosphate synthase yields the protein MIQRKQTKKILIGNTPVGGDAPITVQSMTNTDTRDAAATVRQIKGLEAAGCEIIRVAVPDMEAAQAIQSIREQISIPLIADIHFDSRLAVAALEHGAQAIRINPGNLGGPDKLARVVDAAKHHKAPIRVGVNSGSIEKDLLAKYGYPTPENCRSLIESALNNVAAIEKLGYEELKISIKSSDTLTTVAGYRELSRRTDYPLHVGVTEAGGLIAGTVKSSVALGILLFEGIGDTFRISLTRDPVEEVRVGFELLRSLRIRERGPELISCPTCGRTRIDLFSLAEEVEQVLQTMQSNLKVAVMGCVVNGPGEAKEADIGIAGGHGTGIIFKKGEVFKKLPEEELLPTFLEELRRMDAEAQL from the coding sequence ATGATTCAGCGCAAACAGACCAAAAAAATACTTATCGGCAATACCCCGGTGGGTGGAGATGCCCCGATCACGGTGCAATCCATGACCAACACCGATACCCGTGATGCGGCAGCCACGGTGCGCCAGATCAAGGGATTGGAGGCAGCAGGCTGCGAGATTATTCGGGTGGCAGTGCCGGATATGGAGGCAGCGCAGGCAATTCAAAGTATCCGGGAACAGATCTCCATCCCCCTGATTGCCGATATCCATTTTGATTCCCGTTTAGCTGTAGCGGCTCTGGAACACGGGGCCCAGGCCATTCGCATCAATCCCGGTAACCTTGGTGGACCGGATAAACTGGCGCGGGTGGTGGATGCGGCGAAGCACCATAAGGCACCTATCCGGGTGGGAGTGAATTCCGGATCTATTGAAAAGGATCTCTTGGCAAAATACGGTTATCCCACCCCGGAAAATTGTCGTTCCCTCATTGAAAGCGCATTAAATAACGTGGCCGCCATAGAAAAGTTAGGCTACGAAGAACTCAAGATCTCCATTAAATCCTCTGATACCCTGACCACAGTTGCTGGCTATCGTGAATTATCCCGGCGTACGGACTACCCCCTTCATGTGGGGGTGACCGAGGCAGGCGGCCTTATTGCCGGGACCGTGAAATCCAGCGTAGCATTAGGTATTCTGCTTTTTGAAGGCATCGGTGATACCTTTCGTATTTCCCTGACCCGTGATCCCGTGGAAGAGGTTCGGGTGGGTTTTGAGCTCCTCCGCTCCCTGCGGATCCGGGAACGGGGCCCGGAGCTGATCTCCTGCCCCACCTGTGGGCGCACTCGGATTGATCTCTTTTCGCTGGCTGAGGAGGTTGAACAGGTTCTGCAGACCATGCAGTCGAACCTCAAGGTGGCAGTGATGGGCTGCGTGGTCAATGGACCGGGTGAGGCTAAAGAGGCTGATATCGGTATTGCTGGCGGACACGGGACCGGGA